From a region of the Fischerella sp. JS2 genome:
- a CDS encoding class I SAM-dependent methyltransferase: MKDKIKPDWAGEGLLSQFVNLLIQTRPIYNLMKHQARQVIIKTAEKNGVPWRKNYETLAASGVKQQLTEIVDSNIVYPDYYQVPFHAYSEGNLCWQAALEAPSATYSMALRVWPKEKLTWETAHDRLRDTFHQVLATYGPQEVKDILDIGCSVGISTLALHRFYQKKQNHPVRTIGLDLSPYMLAVAKTLDVNGEISQWLHAKGEDTKLQSNSFDLVTLQFVTHELPHYISKAIFTEALRLLRPGGYIALVDNNPKSPVIQNLPPVLFTLMKSTEPWSDDYYSFDIEAALEEVGFEKPVTVASDPRHRTIISRKPQ, translated from the coding sequence ATGAAAGACAAAATTAAGCCAGATTGGGCTGGTGAAGGACTGCTCTCACAATTTGTGAATCTACTTATTCAGACCAGACCAATTTACAACCTGATGAAACATCAGGCAAGGCAAGTAATTATTAAAACTGCTGAAAAAAATGGTGTTCCTTGGCGCAAAAACTACGAAACTTTGGCAGCATCGGGAGTAAAACAGCAACTAACAGAAATAGTAGACTCTAATATTGTCTACCCCGACTACTATCAAGTTCCCTTCCATGCCTACTCCGAAGGAAATCTTTGCTGGCAAGCGGCCTTAGAAGCCCCCAGCGCTACTTACTCAATGGCGCTGCGAGTATGGCCTAAAGAAAAGCTGACTTGGGAAACTGCCCACGATCGCTTGCGAGACACCTTTCATCAAGTTTTGGCAACCTATGGCCCTCAAGAAGTAAAAGATATTTTAGATATAGGCTGTTCTGTAGGTATTTCTACTTTAGCTTTACACCGCTTTTACCAGAAAAAGCAAAATCACCCTGTTCGTACAATTGGTCTAGATTTGTCGCCTTATATGCTAGCTGTAGCTAAAACTTTAGATGTCAATGGTGAAATATCCCAGTGGCTTCATGCTAAGGGGGAAGATACAAAACTGCAAAGTAACTCCTTTGATCTTGTCACTTTGCAATTTGTGACTCATGAATTGCCACATTACATCAGCAAAGCAATTTTTACTGAGGCGCTGCGACTGCTGCGTCCTGGTGGCTATATTGCATTGGTGGACAACAATCCAAAATCTCCTGTAATTCAAAATTTGCCACCAGTTTTATTTACTTTAATGAAAAGTACTGAACCTTGGAGTGACGATTACTACTCTTTTGATATAGAAGCAGCATTAGAAGAGGTAGGTTTTGAGAAACCAGTTACAGTTGCTAGTGACCCCCGCCACCGCACTATTATTAGCCGCAAGCCTCAGTAG
- a CDS encoding ABC exporter membrane fusion protein, translating into MVQKQRQPITIPTNRLPIILVIAMTLGIGAISLYSFSRFRSKSVDNTSVNPVNSPTISAIAALGRLEPQGEVINLSAPNSQGGVQVARLLVKEGEKVQKGQAIALLDSFYVRLAALENAKKQVLVAQASLNQVKIGAKAGDLAAQKATIARIEAELRGEISAQQATIARLEAELRNAESENRRYQMLYQQGAISASDADAKRLRVDTVQQQLNEAKATQNRTVDTLQKQLIEARARLASIAEVRPTDIQAAQAEVEKAKTAVAQAQADLDLSMVRSPIDGQVIKIYTWPGEIIGNQGIAQIGRTDQMYVVAEVYETDIQKVHLGQPATITSNAFLGEIQGTVTEIGLQVTQQNIFTNNPGADTDNKVVEVKIRINNPADNQRVAALTNLQVEVLIHTKQSHQ; encoded by the coding sequence ATGGTGCAAAAACAAAGGCAGCCAATTACGATACCTACAAATCGTTTGCCTATAATTCTGGTAATTGCTATGACTTTAGGTATCGGTGCAATTTCTCTCTATAGCTTTTCTAGATTTCGATCTAAATCCGTAGACAACACTTCAGTTAACCCAGTTAATTCTCCTACCATTAGTGCTATTGCTGCTCTTGGACGCTTAGAGCCTCAAGGAGAAGTGATTAATTTGTCTGCTCCCAATTCCCAAGGTGGCGTTCAAGTTGCACGACTCCTGGTAAAGGAAGGAGAGAAGGTGCAGAAAGGACAAGCAATTGCACTTCTTGATAGTTTCTATGTTCGTCTTGCAGCCTTAGAAAACGCTAAAAAACAGGTTCTAGTTGCCCAAGCTAGTCTCAATCAGGTAAAAATAGGAGCAAAAGCAGGAGATTTAGCTGCCCAAAAAGCGACTATTGCTCGTATAGAAGCTGAGTTACGTGGAGAAATATCTGCACAACAAGCAACTATAGCTCGTCTAGAGGCAGAATTGCGGAATGCGGAAAGCGAAAATCGGCGATATCAGATGTTATACCAACAGGGAGCCATTTCAGCATCCGATGCAGATGCTAAACGCTTGAGGGTGGATACTGTTCAACAACAACTCAATGAAGCAAAAGCTACCCAAAACCGTACGGTGGACACTCTTCAAAAACAGTTAATAGAAGCTAGAGCTAGGCTAGCAAGTATTGCTGAAGTCCGTCCTACTGATATACAAGCAGCGCAAGCTGAAGTTGAGAAGGCAAAAACAGCAGTAGCACAGGCCCAAGCAGATTTGGATTTAAGTATGGTGCGATCGCCAATAGATGGCCAAGTCATAAAAATTTATACCTGGCCTGGAGAAATCATTGGTAATCAAGGAATTGCTCAAATAGGTCGCACAGATCAGATGTATGTGGTAGCCGAAGTTTATGAAACTGATATTCAAAAAGTGCATTTAGGTCAGCCTGCAACTATTACTAGCAATGCTTTTCTGGGAGAAATACAAGGAACAGTAACAGAGATAGGTTTACAAGTTACTCAACAAAATATCTTTACTAACAATCCAGGAGCAGATACAGATAATAAAGTAGTTGAGGTCAAAATCCGTATCAATAATCCAGCAGATAATCAACGAGTTGCAGCCCTGACTAACTTACAAGTAGAAGTACTCATTCATACTAAGCAGTCTCACCAATAA
- the devC gene encoding ABC transporter permease DevC, producing MRKKIPVAWLQLARQKLRFLVALAGIAFVAVLMFMQIGFQDALYASATQVQKNLEGDLFVISSQYKSLTSNQSFPRIRLYQALGFDSIESVNSLYVQFAKLKNPINGRKFPIYVLGFDPAKSVFKLPEVNKNLNLLKRPNVVLFDRGSRPEFGPIAEKVVQNEPVSIEIFGYNSLIGYRVKVAGLFKLGPSFGVDGNLMISYSTFIRVFKDRSPEYIDIGLLTLKPGADPQKVLAMLSAHLPKDVKVLTREGFMNFEKNYWSVRTPIGFIFNLMVIMGFIVGVVVVYQILYSNISSHLAEYATLKAMGFKNKYLLGIVFQQAFILAILGYIPGIFISIFLYDLAKNATKLPVLMSYDKALIILLATLLMCLTSAFLSTNKLRVVDPAEIF from the coding sequence ATGAGAAAGAAGATACCTGTAGCCTGGCTACAATTAGCTCGACAAAAACTTCGCTTTCTAGTAGCTTTGGCTGGTATTGCATTTGTAGCTGTTTTGATGTTTATGCAAATTGGCTTCCAAGATGCTCTCTATGCCAGTGCGACGCAAGTGCAAAAAAACTTAGAAGGAGATTTATTTGTAATCAGTTCCCAATATAAATCCTTAACCTCAAATCAAAGTTTTCCACGCATTCGTTTATATCAAGCATTAGGTTTTGATTCTATAGAATCAGTCAACTCTTTATACGTTCAATTTGCTAAACTCAAAAATCCAATTAATGGTCGTAAATTTCCAATTTATGTACTTGGCTTTGATCCAGCAAAATCAGTTTTTAAATTGCCAGAAGTTAATAAAAATCTAAATCTACTTAAACGTCCTAACGTAGTTTTATTTGATCGTGGTTCACGACCAGAATTTGGCCCAATTGCGGAAAAAGTTGTTCAAAACGAACCTGTTAGTATTGAAATATTTGGATATAACTCATTAATTGGTTATAGAGTGAAAGTTGCTGGCTTATTCAAACTAGGGCCTTCCTTTGGAGTTGATGGCAATTTAATGATTAGTTACTCAACTTTCATTAGGGTATTTAAAGATCGTTCTCCCGAATATATAGATATAGGCTTACTTACTCTCAAACCTGGTGCTGATCCTCAAAAAGTTTTAGCGATGCTGTCAGCCCACTTACCTAAAGATGTTAAAGTTTTGACACGTGAAGGTTTTATGAATTTTGAAAAAAACTATTGGAGTGTAAGAACACCAATTGGATTTATCTTTAATTTGATGGTAATTATGGGCTTTATTGTTGGTGTAGTTGTTGTTTATCAAATACTTTATAGTAATATATCTAGCCACTTAGCTGAATATGCAACCTTAAAAGCAATGGGATTTAAAAATAAATACTTGCTAGGTATTGTTTTTCAACAAGCTTTCATTTTGGCAATATTAGGTTATATTCCTGGCATATTTATATCTATATTTCTATACGATTTGGCAAAAAATGCTACTAAACTACCAGTTCTTATGAGCTATGACAAGGCATTAATAATATTACTTGCGACATTATTAATGTGCTTAACTTCTGCATTTTTATCAACTAATAAATTACGAGTAGTAGATCCAGCTGAAATTTTTTAG
- a CDS encoding DevA family ABC transporter ATP-binding protein: MFQQDVVVSVRNLNHYFGQKSLRSQILFDINLVIKSGEIVILSGPSGSGKTTLLTLIGGLRSVQEGNLKFLNWELHGTSNETLVQVRRNIGYIFQAHNLLDFLTARQNVQMSLELHKNISYRQARLKSEAMLHAVKLGHRINYYPTELSGGQKQRVAIARALVSQPKLVLADEPTAALDSKSGREVVEIMQQLAKEQQCAILMVTHDNRVLDIADKIIHIEDGRLIKEELF; encoded by the coding sequence ATGTTTCAACAAGATGTTGTTGTTTCCGTTAGAAATCTCAATCACTACTTTGGTCAAAAATCATTACGAAGTCAGATTTTATTTGACATTAATTTGGTGATAAAATCTGGAGAAATTGTGATTTTGTCAGGTCCATCGGGTTCCGGAAAGACAACTTTACTAACTTTAATTGGTGGATTGCGGTCTGTTCAAGAAGGAAACCTCAAATTTTTGAACTGGGAGTTACATGGGACAAGTAATGAAACATTGGTGCAAGTACGTCGCAACATTGGCTATATTTTCCAAGCTCATAACTTACTGGATTTTTTAACAGCCCGACAGAATGTACAAATGTCACTTGAACTACACAAAAATATTTCTTATCGACAGGCTCGGCTGAAATCAGAGGCGATGCTCCATGCTGTTAAATTAGGACATCGCATTAATTACTATCCTACCGAACTTTCGGGAGGACAAAAGCAACGGGTAGCCATTGCCCGTGCTTTGGTAAGTCAGCCCAAATTAGTCTTAGCTGATGAACCTACTGCTGCCTTAGACAGTAAGTCTGGTAGAGAGGTTGTAGAAATAATGCAGCAACTGGCGAAGGAACAACAATGTGCTATTTTGATGGTGACTCATGACAACCGAGTTTTAGATATAGCCGATAAAATAATTCATATAGAAGATGGTCGGTTAATCAAAGAAGAATTATTTTAA